In the Fibrobacterota bacterium genome, GGCTGCTCAAAGGATCGGATACCGGGAACCGGAGGCAGTGATGAAGGTCGTTTTATTCTGCGGGGGACTGGGGATGCGCTTGCGCGAAGTCTCCGAGGCCATCCCCAAGCCCATGGTCCCCATCGGATACCGGCCCATCATTTGGCACCTGATGAAGTACTACGCCCACTACGGCCATAAGGACTTCATCCTGGCCCTGGGGCATA is a window encoding:
- a CDS encoding glucose-1-phosphate cytidylyltransferase, with amino-acid sequence MKVVLFCGGLGMRLREVSEAIPKPMVPIGYRPIIWHLMKYYAHYGHKDFILALGH